A single genomic interval of Oryza sativa Japonica Group chromosome 7, ASM3414082v1 harbors:
- the LOC4343756 gene encoding BTB/POZ domain-containing protein At3g49900 — MEMEMSRSWQELGVVDTIYEDDHEEEEEEEEEEEEEEEEECFDSPTMSSSPAATSRSCSPPPAAEEFAMPAALRNAVREWSRANGPCKPDVIVRVQEHCFALHRDPITSQSSYLKRRLSECSDVAVDLPAGLTVDAFVDAVASCYGAEAALSPGSLAAAWAAADWLELRGEDGLARRAEDYFFQEVATDHGRAAAVLRACTAFLGGEAAGAGAALLVRCLETLASSGGADGRWLDDVAALPVEEFEVAVEAMRARFAHDHDLMYTIVDHYLQNHRGKLTEEEKSRVCYNVNCTKLSHHLFMHLVQNPRLPLRFVVQAMLVEQLHSHHSMLLSGGHHHHAGAAGAPSSAAPPASLLKSSLSGAFGACGGFAATAAAAGDAASSMTLGDILQRDAVLRQSAHIRASMQATTQRIDSLERELAGLRTRLRRSEQAAAAAATASAAIDRASAKSASFRIPRSRLWDGEDLAAPAAAVITKDTTNTRGLKSRLVLGFKNLFGRRPVTAAAAAPPTSGERAAARVSVNDKAMSTDAPELDADADADELTRPHRRNLSIV; from the exons atggagatggagatgagcAGAAGCTGGCAAGAGCTCGGCGTCGTGGACACCATCTACGAGGACGAccacgaggaggaagaggaagaggaggaggaggaggaagaagaagaagaagaggagtgcTTCGATTCGCCCACCATGTCGTCTTCTCCGGCGGCCACGTCGCGGTCGtgctcgccgcctccggcggcggaggagttcGCCATGCCGGCGGCGCTCAGGAACGCGGTGCGCGAGTG GTCGCGGGCGAATGGGCCGTGCAAGCCGGATGTGATCGTCCGTGTCCAAGAACATTGCTTCGCTCTGCACAGG GATCCGATCACGTCGCAGAGCAGCTACCTGAAGCGGCGGCTGTCGGAGTGCAGCGACGTCGCCGTGGACCTGCCGGCGGGGCTCACCGTCGacgcgttcgtggacgcggtgGCGTCGTGCTACGGCGCCGAGGCGGCGCTGTCGCCGGGGAGcctcgcggcggcgtgggcggcggcggactggctGGAGCTGCGCGGCGAGGACGGGCTGGCCCGGCGCGCCGAGGACTACTTCTTCCAGGAGGTGGCCACGGAccacggccgcgccgccgcggtgctGCGCGCGTGCACGGCGTtcctcggcggcgaggcggccggcgccggcgccgcgctgcTCGTCCGGTGCCTCGAGACGCTCGCGTCgtccggcggcgccgacggcagGTGGCTCGACGACGTGGCCGCGCTCCCCGTGGAGGAGTTCGAGGTCGCCGTCGAGGCCATGCGCGCGCGCTTCGCCCACGACCACGACCTCATGTACACCATCGTTGATCACTACCTGCag AATCACAGGGGGAAGctgacggaggaggagaagagcagGGTGTGCTACAACGTGAACTGCACCAAGCTGTCGCACCACCTGTTCATGCACCTCGTCCAGAACCCGCGCCTCCCGCTCCGCTTCGTCGTGCAGGCCATGCTCGTCGAGCAGCTCCACTCCCACCACTCCATGCTGCTCAGCGGCGGTCACCATcaccacgccggcgccgccggcgcaccgagctccgccgcgccgcctgctTCGCTCCTCAAGAGCTCCCTCTCCGGCGCATTCGGTGCTTGTGGCggcttcgccgccaccgccgccgccgcgggcgacgCCGCCAGCAGCATGACGCTCGGCGACATCCTCCAGCGCGACGCCGTGCTGCGCCAGTCGGCGCACATCAGGGCGTCCATGCAGGCCACCACCCAGCGGATCGACAGCCTCGAGCGCGAGCTCGCCGGGCTCCGCACGCGCCTGCGCCGCTCcgagcaggcggcggccgccgcggccacggccTCGGCCGCCATAGACCGCGCGTCCGCCAAGTCCGCCAGCTTCCGGATCCCGCGAAGCCGGCTCTGGGACGGCGAGGacctcgccgcgccggccgccgccgtcatcaccAAGGACACCACGAACACCAGGGGCCTCAAGTCTCGGCTGGTGCTCGGGTTCAAGAACCTGTTCGGCCGGAGAccagtcaccgccgccgccgccgcgccgcccacgTCCGGCGAACGCGCCGCTGCGCGCGTGAGCGTGAACGACAAAGCCATGTCCACCGATGcgccggagctcgacgccgacgccgacgccgacgagctgaCGCGGCCTCACCGGAGGAATCTGTCCATCGTGTGA
- the LOC4343757 gene encoding eukaryotic peptide chain release factor subunit 1-3, with amino-acid sequence MSDSHETDRNIEIWKIKKLIKALESARGNGTSMISLIMPPRDQIARVAKMLGDEYGTASNIKSRVNRQSVLAAITSAQQRLKLYNKVPPNGLVLYTGTIVTEDGKEKKVTIDFEPFKPINVSLYLCDNKFHTEALNELLESDDKFGFIVMDGNGTLFGTLSGNTREVLHKFTVDLPKKHGRGGQSALRFARLRMEKRHNYVRKTAELATQFFINPATSQPNVSGLILAGSADFKTELSQSDMFDQRLQAKILNVVDVSYGGENGFNQAIELSAEILANVKFIQEKKLIGKYFEEISQDTGKYVFGVDDTLKALEMGAVETLIVWENLETNRYVLKNSASGETVIKHFNKEQEADQSNFRDPASNAELEVQEKMSLLEWFANEYKKFGCSLEFVTNKSQEGSQFCRGFGGIGGILRYQLDIRSFDELSDDEGLYEDSD; translated from the coding sequence ATGTCTGACAGCCATGAAACTGATAGGAACATTGAGATCTGGAAGATTAAGAAGCTAATCAAGGCTCTGGAGTCAGCTAGAGGAAATGGCACAAGCATGATCTCTCTTATTATGCCTCCACGTGACCAGATTGCGCGAGTGGCTAAGATGTTGGGTGATGAATATGGTACCGCCTCAAACATCAAGAGTAGAGTCAATCGTCAGTCTGTTTTGGCTGCCATTACCTCAGCTCAGCAGAGGCTGAAGCTCTATAACAAAGTTCCTCCAAATGGATTGGTTCTCTACACTGGAACCATTGTTACTGAAGATGGGAAGGAAAAGAAGGTTACCATTGATTTTGAACCCTTCAAGCCTATCAATGTATCACTGTATCTTTGTGATAACAAGTTCCACACTGAAGCTTTGAATGAGCTCTTGGAATCTGATGACAAGTTTGGGTTCATTGTTATGGATGGTAATGGTACTCTTTTTGGCACACTAAGTGGCAACACACGTGAGGTGCTTCACAAATTCACTGTTGATCTCCCAAAGAAGCATGGTAGAGGAGGACAATCTGCTTTGCGTTTTGCTCGTCTTCGGATGGAGAAACGCCATAATTATGTCCGGAAAACAGCTGAGCTTGCTACTCAGTTCTTCATTAATCCTGCTACAAGTCAGCCTAATGTTTCAGGCCTAATCCTCGCTGGTTCTGCTGATTTTAAGACAGAATTGAGTCAGTCTGACATGTTTGATCAACGACTTCAAGCCAAGATACTTAATGTGGTTGATGTTTCTTATGGTGGCGAGAATGGTTTCAACCAAGCTATTGAATTGTCAGCTGAGATTCTAGCAAATGTCAAGTTCATACAGGAGAAGAAGCTAATTGGCAAGTATTTTGAAGAGATCAGTCAAGATACTGGGAAATATGTCTTTGGGGTTGATGACACTCTTAAAGCTCTTGAGATGGGTGCTGTTGAGACTCTAATAGTGTGGGAGAACCTTGAAACCAACAGATATGTGCTTAAGAACAGTGCATCTGGTGAAACTGTGATCAAACATTTTAACAAAGAGCAGGAAGCTGACCAGAGTAATTTCCGTGATCCGGCTAGTAATGCTGAGTTGGAAGTTCAGGAAAAAATGTCTCTTCTGGAATGGTTTGCTAATGAATACAAGAAGTTTGGTTGCTCGCTTGAGTTTGTCACTAATAAATCTCAAGAGGGATCTCAGTTTTGTAGAGGATTCGGTGGCATTGGTGGTATCTTGCGTTACCAGCTAGATATCCGGTCATTTGATGAGCTTTCTGACGATGAGGGATTGTATGAAGACTCTGATTAG
- the LOC4343758 gene encoding U-box domain-containing protein 4, producing the protein MESDASTSPRRRSTSCYSDSGDSSCSEPFSECGSDDLSFTPAAAAGIHRLLLSCAAEASDGTISSLVAELESPSSSLDSLRRAAMELRLLAKHNPDNRIRIAAAGAVRPLVALLSHADPLLQEHGVTALLNLSICDENKAIIVEAGAIRPLVHALKSAASPAARENAACALLRLSQLDGSAAASIGRAGAIPLLVSLLETGGARGKKDAATALYALCSGARENRLRAVEAGAVRPLLDLMADPETGMVDKAAYVLHSLVGIAEGRSAAVEEGGIPVLVEMVEVGSPRQKEIATLSLLQICEDSAAYRTMVAREGAIPPLVALSQSSSARPKLKTKAEALIEMLRQPRSASLRARPTAVVAAE; encoded by the exons ATGGAGTCGGacgcctccacctcgccgcgccggcggaGCACCAGCTGCTACAGCGACAGCGGCGATTCGTCATGCTCCGAGCCGTTCAGCGAGTGCGGCAGCGACGACCTCTCGTTcacgccggctgccgccgcggGAATCCACCGGCTGCTGCTGTCGTgcgcggcggaggcgtcggACGGGACGATCTCGTCGCTCGTCGCGGAGCTggagtcgccgtcgtcgtcgctggaCTCGCTACGGCGCGCCGCGATGGAGCTCCGGCTGCTGGCGAAGCACAACCCGGACAACCGGATTCGCAtcgcggcggccggggcggtGCGTCCGCTCGTCGCGCTGCTGTCGCACGCCGACCCGCTCCTGCAGGAGCACGGCGTCACGGCGCTGCTCAACCTGTCGATCTGCGACGAGAACAAGGCGATCATCGTGGAGGCCGGCGCGATACGGCCGCTCGTCCACGCGCTCAAGtcggccgcgtcgccggccgcgcggGAGAACGCGGCGTGCGCGCTGCTCCGCCTGTCCCAGCTCGACGGCTCCGCCGCGGCCTCCATCGGCCGCGCGGGCGCCATCCCGCTGCTGGTCTCCCTCCTCGAgaccggcggcgcgcgcggcaagAAGGACGCCGCTACGGCCCTCTACGCGCTCTgcagcggcgcgcgcgagaaccgcctccgcgccgtggaGGCCGGTGCCGTGCGCCCACTGCTCGACCTCATGGCCGACCCGGAGACCGGCATGGTGGACAAGGCCGCCTACGTCTTGCACTCCCTCGTCGGCATCGCCGAgggccgctccgccgccgtcgaggaagGCGGCATCCCCGTCCTCGTCGAGATGGTGGAGGTCGGCTCCCCGCGGCAGAAGGAGATCGCCACCCTCTCCCTCCTACAGATCTGCGAGGACAGCGCTGCCTACCGCACCATGGTCGCCCGCGAGGGCGCCATCCCTCccctcgtcgccctctcccAATCCTCCTCCGCCCGCCCCAAGCTCAAAACCAAG GCGGAGGCGCTGATCGAGATGCTACGGCAGCCACGGAGCGCGAGCCTGCGCGCGAGGCCAACGGCGGTCGTTGCGGCGGAGTGA